The Methylocella tundrae genome contains the following window.
ACGCCAAGGTAAGCCACGCGATCCCGGCGATCGAATGGCCTATTTACGCAGCCGACATTGACGCCATCATGACGTTGAAGCGCACCCGCAACGCGGTGGTGCTCGCGCATAATTATCAGACGCCTGAGATCTTTCACTGCGTCTCGGACATCGTCGGCGACAGCCTCGCCCTCGCGCGTGAAGCCATGAATGTCGACGCCGATGTGATTGTTCTGGCCGGCGTCCATTTCATGGCGGAGACGGCGAAACTGCTCAATCCGGACAAGACGGTGCTGATCCCCGATCTGGGAGCCGGCTGCTCGTTGGCCGAGTCGATCACGCCTGAGGATGTGCGGCGGCTTCGCCGGACTTATCCCGGCGTCCCGGTGGTGACTTATGTCAACACGTCGGCGGCGGTGAAGGCGGAATCGGATATCTGCTGCACGTCGGGCAACGCCAAGGCTGTTGTCGAATCGCTCGGCGTCGATCGCGTCATCATGCTGCCGGACGAATTCCTTGCGCGCAATATCGCCGCGCAGACGAAGGTCAAGATCATCAACTGGTCAGGCCACTGCGAAGTGCATGAGCTGTTCACCGCCGCCGAGGTGCGCGAACTGCGTGAAGACTATCCGGGCGTCGTCGTTCTGGCGCACCCCGAATGTCCGCCGGAAGTCGTGGCGGAAGCCGATTTTTCCGGCTCGACAGCGGCGATGCAGGCCTATGTGGCGCAGCATCGTCCGGCGCGGCTGGTGCTGCTCACCGAATGTTCGATGAGCGACAATGTCGCCGTGCAATATCCCGAGCTCGAGTTCGTGCGCCCGTGCAATCTCTGTCCGCACATGAAGAAGATCACGCTCGGCAACATCAGACGCGCCCTTGAGACAATGCATCATGAGGTGCGCATCGATCCCGCGATCGCCGCCCGCGCGCGCGTCGCCGTCGAGCGCATGCTGGCCGTCAGTTAAGTCCGGCTGGCGTGATCGAACCAACACACCGAACACAGATTTAGGGTGACCGATATGGACGCCACGGGCGCTTGCATCATTGTCGGCGGCGGTCTCGCCGGATTGTCGACGGCCCTTGCCTTGGCGCCGATGCCAGCCATCGTCTTGAGCAAGGCGCCGCTGGGCCTTGAAGCGTCGAGCGTGCTCGCGCAGGGCGGCGTCGCGGCGAGTCTTGGACCGGATGATGACGTCGCTTTGCATCTTGCCGATACGCTCAAAGCCGGCGACGGGCTGTGCGATGCGGCTGTCGCGCATTCCATTCTCAGCGCCGCCCCCGCGGCGATCGAGGAACTGATCCGCTATGGCGCGCCGTTCGATCGTGACGCGGAAGGGCGTCTTGTGCTTGGCCTTGAAGCCGCGCATTCGCGCCGCCGCATCGTCCATGCCGGCGGCGACAGCAGCGGCCGCGAAATCATGCGCGCGCTGGTTGAGCGCGTCCGCAACACGCCAACGATTACGGTTATCGAGGGGATCTCGGCGCACCGTCTGATCGTCGAAGACAATGCCGTCACCGGCGTCGTCGCCGAGGCGGAGACCGGACCCGTTCTGTTCGCCTCCAATCACATCGTCATCGCAACAGGCGGCGTTGGCGGCCTCTACCAATATGGCACCAACCCGGCAGGTTCTTTCGGTCAAGGGCTGGCGCTGGCCGCGCGCGCAGGGGCCGTGATGGCCGACCTCGAATTTGTGCAGTTCCACCCAACGGCGCTCGACAGCGACTCTTTTCCGCTGAAGCTCATCAGCGAGACCGTACGGGGCGAAGGCGCCATCCTGATCGACGAAACCGGACGCCGCTTCATGGCCGGCAAACCCGGCGCCGAACTTGCGCCGCGCGACATCGTGGCGCGCGCTGTCTTTGCGCAACTGGCGGCGGGGCATCGTGTTTTTCTCGACGCGCGCGAGGCCGTCGGCGCCGGTTTCGCCCAGCGCTTTCCCGCGATCACGAGCTTTTGCCAGGCGGCGGGCGTCGACCCAGCGACGCAGCCGATCCCGATCCGTCCGGCGGCGCATTATCACATGGGCGGCGTCAAGGTGGATCTTATGGGACGAACTTCGGTCGAAGGGCTCTGGGCGTGCGGCGAGGCGGCCTGCACGGGCCTCCATGGTGCGAACCGGCTTGCCAGCAATTCGCTGCTCGAGGCGGTCGTTTGCGGCGGCTTCGTCGCAGAAAGCGTCGCCTCGACCAGCCCCGTCCGCCGGCGGAAAGTTCACTGCGATCTTCAGCCCATTGTCCCCGACGATCCGGCTCCGGTGCGCCAGATCATGACGCGCGCGGTTGGCGTTTTGCGCGACGGCGAGGGACTACGCGAGGCCGTTGGGACATTGTTTGCTTTGGCGCGGGATCACCGGGCGGCGAGCGACGCCGCCATCGTCGGATTGATGATCGCGGTCGCGGCGTTACGCCGAAATGAAAGCAGAGGCGCTCATGCGCGCACTGATTTTCCATGTCCCGCGGCTACGCCGCAAAGATCCACTTTGCAGCTTGAGGAAGCGATGCGCGCGGCGCAGGCGCTTGTTCCCGAACTGGTCGATTGAGCATTTCCAGGCGAGGCAAATGCCGTTTGGCGTAGCGCCTATCCGGTTCTTTGAAAAACGCCCGATCCAACGTGGTTGAGACTTGCGATGAGCCTTGCGTCAACTCTTGCGCCGCTGCCAAAGATTGCCATCGAACCACTCGTTCGCGCCGCACTTCTTGAAGATCTCGGCCGGGCCGGGGACATCACCTCCGACGCCATCGTCCCCGCGGGGCTGAATGCCCGGACCGTGTTGGTCGCGCGCCAGCCCGGCGTCATCGCCGGGCTCGACCTTGCGCGGCTTGCTTTCGAACTGATCGACGCGCGGATTTTTGTCCGCGTTGAGCGTCAGGATGGCGCGGCGGTGGGCGCGGGGGATCGCATCGCGGTCGTCACCGGACCAGCGCGGGGCATTCTCACAGCCGAGCGCACCGCTTTGAATTATCTTTGTCATCTAAGCGGCGTCGCCACCGCTACGGCGGCGGTGGTCGCGGCGGTGCGCGGTTACGGCGCCAAGATTGTCTGCACCCGAAAAACCACACCGGGCTTGCGGGCGCTCGAAAAATATGCGGTGCGCGCCGGCGGCGGCGGCAATCATCGCTTTGGCCTCGATGACGCCGTCCTGATCAAAGACAATCATGTCGCGATCGCCGGCGGCGTCAGGGAAGCGTTGCGGCGCGCGCGCGCAGGCGCCGGCCATCTCGTGAAGATAGAGCTTGAGGTCGATACGTTGGAGCAGCTCGTCGAGGCGCTTGAAGAAGGCGTCGACGCGGTGTTGCTCGACAACATGAGCCCCGAAACGCTGACAAAGGCCGTCGCGCTGGTCGATGGCCGCGCGCTGACGGAAGCGTCAGGCCGCATCACCCCGTCGACAGCGCCAACTGTCGCCGCCTCGGGCGTCGACCTGATTTCAATCGGCTGGCTGACGCACAGCGCGCCTATCCTCGATATCGGGCTCGATTTCGAGCCCTGAGCCGCCGCGCTTATTGATCGGACGAATAGCCCTTGTAATCAATCGGGCGCGCAAAATCGTCGAATGCGCCGGAGATTTCGCCTGGACGCTGCGCGACGAACGCGCTGCGGCCTTCTCGCAGCGGCGCTGTCGGCTCGACGCCGATCGCGGGCGCTGAATACTCCGACGGCGACGCGCTCATCGGGAAAGGCGTTTGCGCGTAAAGCGTGGTGGCGCCGAGGGCAAGCCCCGAAAAGAGGGTGAGTGTCAAGAGACTGCGCGTCATTCTTTTTCCTCCTGCCTGAAGCGTCGCTACAAGCCAGAATGCGCAAGCTGGCAAAAAGTTCCGCGTGGCTTGGACGGAGGGACGAAAAGCCCGGCTTTATCGCTTGTTTCCAGAAAAGCCGAAGCGCCGCGCGATCAGATGGTCGAGCGAAAGGGCGCCGGGACCCCGCGCGATGACCACGAGAAAGCAGGTCGCCCAGACGCCATGCGTCGGCCAGGCGTCGGGATA
Protein-coding sequences here:
- a CDS encoding L-aspartate oxidase, producing the protein MDATGACIIVGGGLAGLSTALALAPMPAIVLSKAPLGLEASSVLAQGGVAASLGPDDDVALHLADTLKAGDGLCDAAVAHSILSAAPAAIEELIRYGAPFDRDAEGRLVLGLEAAHSRRRIVHAGGDSSGREIMRALVERVRNTPTITVIEGISAHRLIVEDNAVTGVVAEAETGPVLFASNHIVIATGGVGGLYQYGTNPAGSFGQGLALAARAGAVMADLEFVQFHPTALDSDSFPLKLISETVRGEGAILIDETGRRFMAGKPGAELAPRDIVARAVFAQLAAGHRVFLDAREAVGAGFAQRFPAITSFCQAAGVDPATQPIPIRPAAHYHMGGVKVDLMGRTSVEGLWACGEAACTGLHGANRLASNSLLEAVVCGGFVAESVASTSPVRRRKVHCDLQPIVPDDPAPVRQIMTRAVGVLRDGEGLREAVGTLFALARDHRAASDAAIVGLMIAVAALRRNESRGAHARTDFPCPAATPQRSTLQLEEAMRAAQALVPELVD
- the nadA gene encoding quinolinate synthase NadA, whose translation is MALPSEVLRVDNRGEEPQRARRAVAPHARDLYAKVSHAIPAIEWPIYAADIDAIMTLKRTRNAVVLAHNYQTPEIFHCVSDIVGDSLALAREAMNVDADVIVLAGVHFMAETAKLLNPDKTVLIPDLGAGCSLAESITPEDVRRLRRTYPGVPVVTYVNTSAAVKAESDICCTSGNAKAVVESLGVDRVIMLPDEFLARNIAAQTKVKIINWSGHCEVHELFTAAEVRELREDYPGVVVLAHPECPPEVVAEADFSGSTAAMQAYVAQHRPARLVLLTECSMSDNVAVQYPELEFVRPCNLCPHMKKITLGNIRRALETMHHEVRIDPAIAARARVAVERMLAVS
- the nadC gene encoding carboxylating nicotinate-nucleotide diphosphorylase, which translates into the protein MSLASTLAPLPKIAIEPLVRAALLEDLGRAGDITSDAIVPAGLNARTVLVARQPGVIAGLDLARLAFELIDARIFVRVERQDGAAVGAGDRIAVVTGPARGILTAERTALNYLCHLSGVATATAAVVAAVRGYGAKIVCTRKTTPGLRALEKYAVRAGGGGNHRFGLDDAVLIKDNHVAIAGGVREALRRARAGAGHLVKIELEVDTLEQLVEALEEGVDAVLLDNMSPETLTKAVALVDGRALTEASGRITPSTAPTVAASGVDLISIGWLTHSAPILDIGLDFEP